A genomic region of Runella rosea contains the following coding sequences:
- a CDS encoding DUF262 domain-containing protein, with protein MKEIKPISTSIQTELSIRNESVQRIFNFYKNDIFYVNRRYQRKLIWTIEEKQRFIDSIINGLPVPLILLAESEIDGKDSFEIIDGMQRLNTINSFIQGEFSYNGHFFDLNTLVESKSLLDAEELTQKEPILNRKLCEQFSSYILPLSIYSFTDSNKVDEIFIRINSYGRHLSRQELRAAGTLENFGDLVRLVSSEIRTDVSHDDILNLKQMKEISITNTGLDYGINVDEIFWVSNNIITKEMVRESRDEEIVADLLSSISFSEIPATSSTILDEYYGLKSSTKSEELDVALRKIGSNELRSQFISVYNVIRQIISISGVNFRDLLFKDNSQRIPRYFQVIFLAIHKLMFRENKEVNSYTDLIKKLGGLSNQINITEGGNWSATNRSTNIDAIAGIINSCFRDKTSDPATFKWLTEFESILMQSKTEQASYDFKQGFTRLDGNNVFDEDNFNKIILTLTAIANNSPRSSGYVCVGVCDKRKDSLRIKEIYGIESQPYRNFFISGIEHEIPSIAKDLDDFFRQLIQKIKSQPISDEAKDYFSKNIRIINYFDKDVVVFKTSSLDTPMIYDKKYYVRHGANIDEVKPENYAHFFKSYSK; from the coding sequence ATGAAAGAAATAAAACCTATTTCAACCTCAATACAAACTGAGCTCTCAATTAGGAATGAAAGTGTCCAAAGAATTTTTAATTTTTACAAGAATGACATTTTCTACGTTAATCGACGTTATCAGAGAAAGTTGATTTGGACTATTGAAGAAAAACAAAGGTTTATTGATTCAATAATAAACGGTCTTCCCGTTCCATTGATTTTATTGGCAGAAAGTGAAATTGATGGCAAAGATTCTTTCGAAATCATTGACGGAATGCAGAGGCTGAATACTATTAACTCATTTATACAAGGTGAATTTAGCTACAATGGACATTTTTTTGATTTAAATACTTTAGTAGAATCAAAATCACTACTGGACGCTGAAGAATTAACTCAAAAAGAACCAATATTAAACAGAAAACTATGTGAGCAATTTTCTAGCTATATTCTTCCATTATCAATATATTCGTTTACAGATTCGAACAAAGTTGATGAAATTTTTATACGGATAAACAGTTATGGACGTCATTTATCTAGGCAAGAATTAAGAGCGGCAGGAACACTAGAGAATTTTGGCGATTTAGTAAGATTAGTTTCATCTGAAATTAGGACAGATGTGTCACATGATGACATCCTTAATCTTAAGCAGATGAAAGAGATAAGTATTACAAATACAGGTTTAGATTATGGAATAAATGTTGATGAAATTTTTTGGGTATCTAATAATATTATTACTAAGGAAATGGTGCGGGAATCTAGGGATGAGGAAATAGTCGCTGATTTACTTTCGTCCATATCATTTAGCGAAATACCTGCAACTAGTTCAACAATTCTTGACGAATACTATGGGCTAAAATCGAGCACAAAATCAGAAGAACTTGACGTTGCCCTTCGTAAAATTGGAAGTAACGAATTACGTAGTCAATTTATTTCTGTGTACAATGTAATAAGGCAAATAATATCAATTTCAGGAGTTAACTTTCGGGATTTATTATTTAAAGATAATTCACAAAGGATTCCTCGTTATTTTCAAGTTATATTTCTAGCTATACATAAGTTGATGTTTAGAGAAAACAAGGAGGTAAATAGTTACACTGATTTGATAAAAAAACTTGGTGGATTATCAAACCAAATAAACATAACTGAAGGTGGAAATTGGAGCGCAACCAATCGCTCAACAAATATAGATGCTATTGCTGGCATAATAAATTCTTGTTTTAGAGATAAAACTTCAGACCCTGCTACTTTCAAGTGGCTTACCGAGTTCGAGTCCATATTAATGCAGTCTAAAACAGAACAAGCATCATATGATTTTAAACAAGGATTTACTCGTTTAGATGGCAATAACGTATTTGATGAAGATAATTTTAATAAAATTATCTTAACCCTAACTGCAATTGCTAATAATTCACCAAGAAGCAGTGGATATGTTTGTGTAGGTGTTTGTGATAAAAGGAAAGATTCGTTGAGAATAAAAGAAATTTATGGTATTGAATCACAACCATATCGAAATTTCTTTATTAGTGGTATTGAACATGAAATACCAAGTATTGCCAAAGATTTAGATGATTTCTTTAGGCAACTAATACAAAAAATTAAATCTCAACCAATTTCCGATGAGGCTAAAGATTACTTCTCAAAAAATATCAGAATAATAAATTATTTTGATAAAGATGTAGTTGTTTTCAAAACTAGTTCCTTAGATACACCCATGATTTATGATAAGAAATATTACGTTCGTCATGGAGCAAATATTGATGAAGTAAAGCCTGAAAATTATGCACACTTTTTTAAATCTTATTCTAAATAA
- a CDS encoding threonine ammonia-lyase, protein MIPTLSIITAAHDRIRPYIHHTPTLTCQTLNRVSGADLYFKCENFQKIGAFKARGGVNAVLSLTPEELKNGVTTHSSGNHAQAIAYAAGLVGTKAYIVMPRTAPQVKKDAVRGYGAEVIECEPTLEARESTVERVIAEHGATMIHPFNDYRVIAGQATATKELIEDHGLFDVIMAPVGGGGLLSGTALAAHYLAPKTEIIAGEPEGAADAVLSFKTGNIEKAPYIDTIADGLLTNLGDKTLEIIRLHVKDILLVSDPEIIAAMRLIWERMKIIIEPSCAVPFAALLRNKERFEGKKVGIILTGGNVDLGKLPFGSN, encoded by the coding sequence ATGATTCCAACTCTATCCATTATCACCGCGGCTCACGACCGCATTCGACCCTACATTCATCATACGCCCACGCTGACCTGCCAAACATTGAACCGTGTCAGTGGGGCTGATTTATATTTCAAGTGCGAAAATTTTCAAAAAATTGGTGCTTTTAAAGCCCGGGGCGGGGTCAATGCCGTTTTATCACTGACGCCCGAAGAACTTAAAAACGGGGTCACAACGCACTCTTCGGGCAACCACGCCCAGGCCATTGCCTACGCGGCGGGGTTGGTCGGAACCAAAGCCTACATTGTGATGCCCCGCACAGCTCCTCAGGTGAAAAAAGATGCCGTACGCGGCTACGGAGCCGAAGTGATTGAGTGTGAGCCTACGCTTGAAGCCCGCGAAAGTACCGTTGAGCGGGTCATTGCCGAGCACGGTGCTACCATGATTCACCCTTTCAATGATTATCGGGTTATTGCTGGCCAAGCTACTGCCACCAAAGAACTTATCGAAGACCACGGGCTTTTTGACGTGATTATGGCACCCGTGGGCGGGGGAGGACTGCTAAGCGGAACCGCGCTGGCGGCGCATTATCTGGCGCCCAAAACCGAAATCATCGCTGGTGAGCCAGAGGGGGCGGCCGATGCCGTACTTTCTTTCAAAACTGGAAACATCGAAAAAGCGCCTTACATTGATACCATTGCCGACGGTCTGTTGACGAATTTGGGCGATAAAACCTTGGAAATTATTCGGTTGCACGTCAAAGATATTTTGCTCGTGAGCGACCCTGAAATCATCGCCGCTATGCGCCTGATTTGGGAACGCATGAAAATCATCATTGAGCCTTCTTGTGCGGTGCCTTTTGCGGCCTTGCTCCGCAACAAAGAGCGTTTTGAAGGTAAAAAAGTAGGCATCATTCTCACGGGCGGCAATGTCGACTTAGGTAAATTGCCCTTTGGTAGCAACTAA
- a CDS encoding VapE domain-containing protein gives METTKKQKVKGKTLRINEIEDFLLGTNEIRINVITNTVEARPKGRKEPFAPINQADLSYNIMKAGYTRFDSELKAILGSSIIPKYDPFKEYFESLSKWDNSQPDYIQQLSTFVKTDDQKWFEAMFKKMLVRVVAQALGSNQFNKHCFTFVGKQHDGKTSFFDFLVPDKLKPYYKKGYDFHGGRQSKFSLVQNFLINLDELAQFDKKDLNNEFKSTLSESGVKYAPLFSGIEVLFPRRASFVASTNNSEFLTDETGSVRWIIFNVLNINHDNGGKDGYCQIDINNVWAQAYALLKGGFKGELSHDDINQTELINRMFMRVTSEMNLITKHFKSAEKSDPKANFYQCVDISEYFRNKGYGKVHEVQVGKALGSLKWKKEQKYLQQFGTQRKGYYLIEIENQLT, from the coding sequence ATGGAAACTACTAAAAAACAAAAAGTTAAGGGTAAAACTTTACGGATTAATGAGATAGAAGATTTCCTTCTAGGAACAAACGAAATCCGTATAAATGTCATTACAAACACCGTTGAAGCACGCCCCAAAGGCCGTAAAGAACCATTTGCGCCAATTAATCAGGCTGATTTGAGTTACAACATTATGAAAGCAGGTTATACCCGTTTTGATAGCGAATTAAAGGCTATTTTGGGTTCTTCCATTATACCCAAATACGACCCCTTCAAAGAATACTTTGAGAGTCTTAGCAAGTGGGATAATTCACAGCCGGACTACATCCAACAATTGTCAACTTTTGTTAAAACCGATGACCAAAAATGGTTTGAAGCAATGTTTAAAAAAATGTTAGTTCGCGTCGTTGCTCAAGCCTTGGGAAGTAACCAATTTAACAAACATTGCTTTACGTTTGTGGGCAAACAGCATGACGGCAAAACGTCATTTTTTGATTTTTTAGTACCTGATAAATTAAAGCCATACTACAAAAAGGGGTACGACTTTCACGGCGGCCGGCAAAGTAAATTTTCGTTGGTTCAAAACTTCCTTATCAATCTTGATGAATTAGCACAATTTGACAAAAAAGACCTGAACAATGAGTTTAAATCAACCCTGTCAGAAAGTGGCGTTAAATATGCTCCGTTGTTCTCTGGTATAGAAGTTTTGTTCCCCCGTAGGGCTTCATTTGTAGCAAGTACCAACAACTCCGAGTTTTTGACGGATGAAACGGGTTCAGTCCGTTGGATAATCTTTAACGTACTGAATATCAACCACGATAACGGGGGAAAAGACGGGTATTGTCAAATTGATATAAACAACGTTTGGGCGCAAGCCTATGCACTTCTAAAAGGCGGTTTTAAGGGGGAATTATCGCATGATGATATTAACCAAACGGAGTTAATAAACCGAATGTTTATGCGTGTAACCTCTGAAATGAACCTCATAACCAAACACTTCAAAAGTGCCGAGAAAAGCGACCCAAAAGCTAATTTTTACCAATGCGTTGACATAAGCGAATACTTTAGAAATAAAGGATATGGTAAGGTGCATGAAGTACAAGTTGGTAAAGCGTTGGGCAGTCTGAAATGGAAGAAAGAACAGAAGTATTTACAACAGTTTGGCACTCAAAGGAAGGGTTATTATTTAATTGAAATTGAAAATCAACTTACTTAG
- a CDS encoding ATP-grasp domain-containing protein: protein MSSNSLNFLVLATGTPSRHLIDAITKREHTFEHHNPDDLYLFVSESESGYDRIYNGSATLESPVRLKAKSYDAVISRIGGGLVHGASILRHLTDNLDIYCAQDADGLETASNKLKTTQRLSARGLRVPLTTYASNPVHIDFLINKVGGLPAIGKLLNGSQGVGVFILETPQAANTALESLYRLKANVKIQKFVKAGSKDIRAIVVGDKVSVAMERAGKKDFRANISQGGSGRKVELSDSDVDICIKAAKAVNLDFAGVDIIKDEDGKTYVIEVNGNPGTKIIDITGHNYFNDLVEYIETKVEKTKKPEEAEATAQAAIPSAKSWFNAPWNK from the coding sequence ATGAGTAGTAACAGCCTCAATTTTCTAGTACTCGCGACGGGTACACCCTCACGTCATTTGATTGATGCCATCACCAAGCGTGAACACACCTTTGAGCATCACAACCCTGACGACCTTTACCTTTTTGTTTCCGAATCAGAAAGCGGCTACGACCGTATTTACAACGGTTCGGCTACACTTGAGAGTCCCGTTAGACTCAAAGCAAAAAGTTATGATGCCGTCATCAGCAGGATAGGCGGCGGCTTAGTTCATGGTGCAAGCATTTTAAGACACCTAACCGACAATCTTGACATCTATTGCGCACAAGATGCCGACGGTCTGGAAACGGCCTCAAACAAGCTCAAGACCACTCAACGACTAAGCGCACGCGGTTTGCGGGTTCCCCTTACTACCTACGCCTCTAACCCCGTACATATTGACTTTCTTATCAACAAGGTAGGCGGCCTTCCCGCTATTGGTAAGCTACTCAATGGCAGTCAGGGTGTAGGCGTGTTCATCCTTGAGACACCACAAGCGGCCAATACTGCACTTGAAAGCCTGTATAGACTCAAAGCAAATGTTAAGATTCAAAAGTTTGTTAAAGCCGGCTCAAAGGATATACGCGCTATTGTAGTGGGCGATAAGGTAAGCGTAGCAATGGAACGCGCCGGCAAGAAGGATTTTAGGGCTAACATATCGCAAGGCGGTAGCGGTCGTAAAGTTGAACTATCGGATTCCGACGTTGACATTTGCATCAAAGCGGCCAAAGCGGTAAACCTTGATTTTGCAGGGGTTGACATCATCAAAGATGAGGACGGCAAAACGTATGTTATTGAAGTGAACGGCAACCCCGGTACGAAGATTATCGACATCACCGGTCACAACTATTTTAACGATTTGGTTGAATACATCGAAACGAAGGTAGAAAAAACCAAGAAGCCCGAAGAAGCAGAAGCAACCGCGCAAGCTGCCATACCATCCGCTAAAAGTTGGTTCAATGCACCTTGGAATAAATAA
- a CDS encoding helix-turn-helix domain-containing protein, producing MTTIEHPKTPLQRVVSKYEEHICGKWKPSTQFYQRTGINQKRFGMILRGELDMTLKEAQLLAKFFKVSTDEFND from the coding sequence ATGACAACGATTGAACACCCTAAAACCCCGCTCCAAAGGGTAGTTAGCAAGTATGAGGAACATATTTGCGGCAAATGGAAGCCTAGCACTCAGTTTTACCAACGAACAGGGATTAACCAAAAACGATTTGGTATGATTCTACGTGGGGAACTTGATATGACATTAAAGGAAGCCCAATTACTTGCCAAATTTTTCAAGGTAAGTACAGATGAATTTAACGATTAA
- a CDS encoding tetratricopeptide repeat-containing sensor histidine kinase, translating to MRLPTLKNPLGFHLLTLFLGISIFSRAQTNVLVLKKQLEVATSDTAQYQLYHALGTAYREVNIDSSLYFLGQALHIAQVRKDAARTAQSMYRLGHVYMYKLSDETQALEWLKKCVISAKQAKDNVLLARCYGIIGVIADHQNLPQEEWLLKALEYAKKTKDWQTIAAAYNVLTVVYTKKNKFAEAEQVAFEMMKLCEKNSKARWIWACLDYCKLLITRGKSQEAQSYLQKASMVGKSLMAKGGNSETIYPLIQLELQLAHYENAEKLVQQGMDIERAKPQPDSGTLLLMYKAQHQAYAGQRKFQQAYESQQVYINLALNNRNKEHKESSELQMTRLQAALDREKQTTEIMMLAEQKKQQQAFLLSTIVIVVLLVGFVFLLQRNKSRIELQKAELTMLNTTKDKLFAILSHDLRSPVAGLKNYLMLTDWGVLTQAEFANSTKNLTVQLNNVHTMLDNVLNWSFSQMRGIRPKRENVEVASIIEEEIELLLPMAQIKTIHIVNEISANVQIMVDRNHVAVIFRNLLQNALKFTHSGGKIRLSYSKEKDMHQFVIADTGVGMSEEQLQNLFQLNKTTSQMGTAREQGTGVGLVLVKELVEANQGTLSVTSELTKGTMFTLGFIS from the coding sequence ATGCGTTTGCCCACCCTTAAAAATCCGTTAGGTTTTCATTTATTGACGTTGTTTTTGGGTATTAGTATTTTTTCCCGAGCTCAAACCAACGTTCTGGTGCTAAAAAAACAGTTGGAAGTAGCGACCTCCGATACCGCTCAGTACCAGCTTTATCATGCTCTTGGTACGGCCTACCGAGAGGTTAATATTGATTCTTCCCTGTATTTTCTTGGCCAAGCGCTCCATATCGCCCAGGTTCGCAAGGATGCCGCACGAACGGCTCAGTCTATGTATCGGCTAGGCCATGTGTATATGTACAAACTGTCGGATGAAACTCAGGCGTTGGAGTGGTTGAAAAAATGCGTTATTTCGGCAAAACAAGCCAAAGATAATGTGCTGTTGGCTAGGTGTTATGGTATCATAGGTGTGATTGCCGATCATCAGAATTTGCCGCAGGAAGAGTGGTTGCTTAAGGCGTTGGAGTATGCCAAAAAAACCAAAGATTGGCAAACCATCGCGGCAGCTTACAACGTACTTACAGTGGTTTATACTAAAAAAAATAAGTTTGCAGAAGCCGAACAGGTAGCTTTTGAGATGATGAAACTCTGCGAAAAAAATAGTAAAGCCCGTTGGATATGGGCTTGTTTGGATTATTGTAAACTTCTGATAACGAGGGGGAAGAGTCAGGAAGCGCAAAGCTATCTGCAAAAGGCATCAATGGTGGGGAAGTCGCTTATGGCCAAAGGCGGAAACTCAGAAACGATTTATCCGTTGATTCAATTAGAGCTTCAACTAGCGCATTATGAAAACGCCGAAAAACTTGTGCAGCAAGGGATGGACATTGAACGGGCAAAACCCCAACCCGATTCTGGAACGTTGCTTCTCATGTATAAAGCCCAGCACCAAGCCTATGCTGGTCAGCGTAAATTTCAGCAGGCGTACGAAAGTCAACAGGTGTATATAAACTTGGCGCTTAATAACCGAAACAAAGAACACAAAGAAAGTAGCGAACTGCAGATGACCCGACTTCAGGCAGCATTGGATAGAGAAAAACAGACCACAGAAATCATGATGCTCGCTGAACAAAAAAAACAACAGCAGGCTTTTCTGCTCAGTACTATCGTGATTGTGGTATTGCTGGTTGGTTTTGTCTTTCTTTTGCAACGCAATAAAAGTCGCATTGAGCTCCAAAAAGCCGAACTGACCATGCTCAATACCACAAAAGATAAACTTTTTGCCATTTTGTCGCATGATTTACGGTCGCCTGTGGCAGGACTTAAAAATTATCTAATGCTTACTGATTGGGGAGTGTTGACGCAGGCGGAATTTGCGAATTCGACCAAAAACCTGACGGTTCAGCTCAATAATGTTCATACCATGCTCGATAATGTATTGAATTGGTCTTTTTCTCAAATGCGCGGTATTCGCCCTAAGCGGGAAAATGTGGAGGTGGCCTCCATCATTGAGGAAGAGATTGAGTTGTTGCTACCAATGGCTCAAATCAAAACTATTCATATCGTCAACGAGATTTCTGCCAACGTCCAAATAATGGTCGACCGAAACCATGTCGCTGTTATTTTTAGGAATTTGCTACAAAATGCGCTCAAGTTTACCCATTCTGGCGGTAAAATCAGACTTAGTTATTCTAAAGAAAAAGACATGCACCAGTTTGTGATAGCAGACACGGGCGTGGGAATGTCGGAAGAGCAGCTTCAAAATTTGTTTCAACTCAACAAAACAACTTCTCAAATGGGTACAGCCCGAGAGCAAGGCACGGGCGTAGGGCTGGTTTTGGTGAAAGAACTCGTGGAAGCAAATCAAGGTACATTGTCGGTAACAAGCGAGCTGACCAAAGGAACAATGTTTACCCTTGGGTTCATCTCCTGA
- a CDS encoding site-specific integrase, giving the protein MSKVQKSHLTKQVRAAERSKTKSRPNTVSIMFWVRKSEAKAKTVSVIVRLTHNKISRNYSTGIICNRAEFDKETLSIKYNPATTLVLQDLRAKLNATIAEFKLTARPINLKAIWQVANGQMLNSDTPNLESCLKLFFELTKERFKAGECGKHVIQKVAKWNTCIKGFAQVQYGKNAELDDITPADAKRFQLYLKNEHSYSHNVASHIVQHFKRVLNYALENEWINRNPFMNYRKKLEKIKGEILTESEMEEMQSFTIFAPILDHIRQAFLFQCYTGLSYAELLRVSTANILLDEKTGNEYIKINRKKTNVESIVPINHEARRIIDLFKDHPARISKGVLLPIISNQKYNNYLKQLAGVMGMTKRLTSHVARRTAATYYLTKGVPMESVSAMMGHTNTLTTQTHYTVTRPERIINDFKNNDIKLSDAG; this is encoded by the coding sequence ATGTCAAAAGTACAAAAAAGTCATCTAACAAAACAGGTTAGAGCCGCCGAACGTAGTAAAACAAAATCACGGCCTAATACCGTAAGTATCATGTTTTGGGTACGAAAAAGCGAAGCAAAAGCAAAAACGGTGAGTGTTATTGTTCGACTGACACACAACAAAATAAGCCGTAACTATTCAACGGGAATAATCTGTAATCGGGCTGAATTTGATAAAGAGACCTTGAGCATCAAATACAACCCGGCTACTACTTTGGTACTCCAAGATTTGAGAGCCAAACTAAATGCCACCATTGCCGAATTTAAGCTAACAGCCCGCCCAATCAATTTAAAGGCAATTTGGCAGGTTGCCAATGGGCAAATGTTAAACTCCGATACTCCCAATTTAGAAAGCTGCCTCAAGCTATTTTTTGAGTTGACCAAAGAGCGGTTTAAAGCGGGGGAATGTGGCAAACACGTAATCCAAAAAGTAGCCAAATGGAACACCTGTATAAAGGGGTTTGCTCAAGTGCAATATGGCAAAAATGCTGAATTGGACGACATAACCCCGGCCGATGCCAAACGCTTCCAATTATACCTCAAAAATGAGCATAGTTACAGCCATAATGTAGCCTCACACATAGTCCAACACTTCAAACGGGTTCTTAACTATGCCCTTGAAAATGAATGGATAAACCGAAATCCATTTATGAACTATCGTAAAAAATTGGAAAAGATAAAGGGCGAAATTTTGACTGAATCAGAAATGGAAGAAATGCAAAGCTTTACAATTTTTGCCCCTATTCTTGACCATATACGTCAAGCCTTTTTATTCCAGTGCTATACCGGCCTTTCTTATGCCGAACTTTTGAGAGTATCTACGGCTAATATCTTGCTCGATGAAAAAACAGGCAATGAGTACATCAAGATAAACCGTAAGAAAACAAACGTAGAATCAATTGTACCCATAAACCACGAAGCCCGTCGAATTATTGACCTGTTTAAAGACCATCCCGCCCGAATCAGTAAAGGGGTATTGTTGCCGATTATAAGCAACCAAAAGTATAATAACTACCTCAAACAATTGGCCGGGGTTATGGGCATGACAAAACGCCTAACCTCACACGTAGCCCGTCGTACAGCGGCCACCTACTACTTAACCAAAGGTGTACCAATGGAGTCAGTTTCGGCAATGATGGGGCATACAAACACCCTCACAACCCAAACACATTACACCGTAACACGCCCGGAACGGATTATTAATGACTTCAAAAACAATGACATTAAACTTAGCGATGCAGGATGA
- a CDS encoding tRNA-(ms[2]io[6]A)-hydroxylase, with translation MITTLGLELPTDPRWVNIAEMQLEQILVDHAYCEQKAASACISMIVHFPEKEKLVEVMTPVVAEEWAHFRMVLKELHKRGYKLGRARKDEYVNRLQEIVKKKGDRDEVFLDRLLVCALIEARSCERFKLLSQHIADESLRTFYHELMVSEAGHYRNFIELAEEYLPAEKVRARWKELLAAEAHIMNTLDLRGDRMH, from the coding sequence ATGATAACCACGCTCGGACTCGAACTCCCTACCGACCCGCGTTGGGTCAATATTGCTGAAATGCAGCTCGAACAAATTCTGGTAGACCATGCGTACTGTGAGCAAAAAGCCGCGTCGGCCTGTATTTCGATGATTGTGCATTTTCCCGAAAAAGAAAAACTTGTTGAAGTAATGACGCCCGTAGTGGCCGAAGAATGGGCACATTTCAGAATGGTGCTCAAAGAACTTCATAAACGTGGGTATAAACTCGGACGCGCCCGCAAAGACGAATACGTCAACCGTTTGCAAGAAATCGTAAAGAAAAAAGGTGACCGCGACGAGGTTTTTCTCGACCGTCTGCTGGTGTGTGCGCTGATTGAAGCCCGTAGCTGCGAGCGTTTTAAACTTCTTTCTCAGCACATTGCCGACGAAAGTTTGCGGACATTTTACCACGAGCTGATGGTCTCGGAAGCGGGGCACTATCGAAATTTTATCGAACTCGCCGAAGAATACCTGCCCGCCGAGAAAGTACGCGCTCGTTGGAAAGAACTCCTCGCCGCCGAAGCCCACATCATGAACACCCTTGACCTACGTGGCGACCGAATGCACTGA
- a CDS encoding helix-turn-helix domain-containing protein: MDITGRIEYFRAANKIRKADMARALDMDASHYSKLEQRGEKLTIEQLEKIAFALGVSVIELLTGEPQNDERVKELEKEVDLLTTNLNYYVKLESLYEERRGNRESQIQSYLHDVREFLAVQYEIGIAKYINKETGQITKVKVGESNSELDTEYFTFKYDREFLFTKDELATLNKLMFSDSDINWHIENLIKLGLIRDEGILYAYRQHLKSLYDEE, translated from the coding sequence ATGGACATAACAGGGAGAATAGAATACTTTAGGGCAGCTAACAAAATACGAAAAGCAGACATGGCAAGGGCATTAGATATGGATGCCTCCCATTATAGTAAACTAGAACAACGGGGAGAAAAACTAACAATTGAGCAACTGGAAAAAATAGCATTTGCGTTAGGGGTATCAGTAATAGAACTACTGACAGGCGAACCACAAAACGATGAACGGGTAAAAGAGCTTGAAAAAGAAGTTGACCTTCTAACTACCAATCTTAATTACTATGTAAAGCTGGAATCCCTTTACGAAGAAAGAAGAGGAAATAGAGAGAGTCAAATACAGAGTTATTTACATGATGTACGCGAGTTCTTAGCGGTACAATATGAAATAGGAATAGCTAAATACATAAATAAAGAGACAGGGCAGATAACAAAAGTAAAAGTAGGCGAAAGTAATAGTGAGCTTGATACTGAATACTTTACTTTTAAATATGACCGTGAATTCTTGTTTACTAAAGATGAGTTAGCTACTTTAAATAAACTAATGTTCAGCGATAGCGATATTAATTGGCATATTGAAAATCTCATAAAATTAGGGCTTATAAGGGATGAAGGCATACTTTATGCCTATCGTCAGCACCTCAAAAGCCTTTATGATGAAGAGTGA
- a CDS encoding DoxX family protein — translation MKKNSDLGMFISRIAIGFPMLVYGISKLFYGIDFIKNLLIEKGLPSFFAYGVFLGEVVAPILIIVGFRTRLAGLFFAINCLTAICLAQTSNILKLNEYGGWALELLAIYMLVGISFLFTGAGKLSISTQNQWD, via the coding sequence ATGAAAAAAAACAGTGATTTAGGAATGTTTATCAGTAGGATTGCTATTGGGTTTCCAATGCTAGTTTATGGAATCAGTAAATTATTTTACGGTATTGATTTCATTAAAAACTTACTGATTGAAAAAGGCTTACCTTCATTCTTCGCATACGGGGTATTTTTAGGGGAAGTAGTGGCTCCAATCTTGATTATCGTAGGGTTTAGGACACGTTTAGCTGGACTATTTTTTGCGATAAATTGTTTGACTGCGATCTGCTTGGCACAAACATCTAATATTTTAAAACTCAACGAATATGGAGGTTGGGCTTTGGAGTTATTGGCTATCTACATGCTGGTTGGAATAAGTTTTTTATTTACCGGTGCTGGTAAATTGTCTATTTCGACTCAAAATCAATGGGATTAG
- a CDS encoding Crp/Fnr family transcriptional regulator yields MDTDNSILQLIKHFKEIVVLDDTDVELIVPRLEIKKINRKEYLLQPGQVSRHMRYIAKGSMRVYYIDEKSQEYTLQLGIENWWINDLYSYLSGKTSRMFIQANEPTTLIQISQKNLEILYKEVPNLSDFFRLKMQSAYVALQERTIENMSIDAYSRYNAFIKDYRNLEQRFPQYIIASYLGITPEFLSFLRKKHASGIS; encoded by the coding sequence ATGGATACGGATAATAGCATTTTACAATTAATCAAACACTTTAAGGAAATCGTTGTCCTTGATGATACCGACGTAGAATTAATTGTTCCTAGATTGGAAATAAAAAAAATAAATAGAAAAGAATACCTACTCCAACCTGGTCAGGTATCAAGGCATATGCGTTACATCGCAAAAGGAAGTATGCGCGTTTATTATATAGATGAAAAAAGTCAGGAATATACTTTACAGTTAGGTATCGAAAACTGGTGGATTAATGACCTTTATAGCTATTTAAGTGGGAAAACTTCCCGCATGTTTATTCAAGCCAATGAGCCCACTACACTTATCCAAATCAGCCAAAAAAATTTAGAAATACTATACAAAGAAGTACCAAATCTATCCGATTTTTTTCGCTTAAAAATGCAAAGTGCCTATGTTGCCCTGCAAGAGCGGACAATCGAAAACATGAGTATTGATGCCTACTCAAGATATAATGCCTTCATTAAAGACTACAGAAATCTCGAACAACGGTTCCCCCAATATATAATTGCTTCCTATTTAGGTATCACCCCTGAATTTTTAAGTTTTCTACGAAAAAAACACGCTTCTGGTATTTCTTAA